AAGTGCTCGTCGGCCTGGACATGGCCTGCCTGATGAATATCGCCGGCAACCTGCGGTACCGGAACGAACCGGTCCGCGTCATGCATTTGGCTGAGCTTTTATACGAAGGAGTGAAGCAGGCATGAGTGCGGCAAAAGCGAAAGGCAGCGTCAAGGAAAGGGCGAATCTGGCGCTCAACGACGATTTTCTGCGCAAAGCGGTGAAATTTACGACCGAGCGGCTGCGCACCGGCAAAATCGCCGCGGCGGAGCAGCACGGCAATTGGGACGAGTGGCGCGAGCGCGGCCGGCAAATCCGCCTGCATACGATCGCGCATCTCGATTATTATTTGAATCTGTTCGTGGACAACGCGCGGGCGAACGGGGTTCATGTGCATTTTGCGGCCACCGGGGCGGATGCGGTCAAAATCGCGCTGTCCATCGCGCAAAGCAAGGCGGCGAAGTCCGTCGTCAAGTCCAAATCGATGGTGTCCGAGGAGCTTCACCTGAACCATGCGCTGGAGGGGATCGGCGTCGAAGCGATCGAGACCGATCTGGGCGAATATATTATCCAGCTCGCCGGGGAAACGCCGTCGCATATCATCATCCCGGCGATCCACAAGAACCGCTACCAGATCGCGGAGCTGCTGTCGAAGGAAGCGGGCGAGAAGCTGGAAGCCGATACGACCATCCTCGCCGGTTTCGTCCGCAAAAAGCTGCGCGAAAAGTTCCTCGAGGCCGACATCGGCATGACCGGCTGCAACTTTGCGATTGCCGAGACCGGCTCGATGGTGCTGTTCGAAAACGAAGGCAACGCGCGTATGGTCACGACCGTACCGAAGACGCAAATTACGCTGATGGGCATGGAGCGGATCATTCCTTCCTGGACCGATCTTGAGGTCATGGCCACACTTCTGCCGCGCTCGGCGACCGGGCAGAAGCTGACCGTGTACATGTCCGGCATCACCGGACCGGGGCGTGAGGAAGATGCGGACGGTCCGGAGGAAATGCACATCATCATCGTCGACAACGGGCGCTCCAACCAGCTCGGCGATCCGGAGTTCCAGGAGCTGCTCAACTGCATCCGCTGCGGCGCTTGCCTCAATGCTTGCCCGGTGTACCGGCATATCGGCGGACACGCCTACGGCGGCACGTACAGCGGACCGATCGGGGCGGTACTGACGCCGGCCCTGCAGAAAAACGTGGCGGAATGGGACGATATCGCCAACGCCTCGAGTTTGTGCGGCGCCTGCTACGAGGCTTGCCCGGTCAAAATCCCGCTGCATGAAATGCTCGTTTATTTGCGGCGCCGCAAGGTGGAGGCCGGTTACGGCAACACGCTGGAGACGATCGGCATGAAGGGCTTCTCGGCGGCGGCCGGCAAAGCCGGCGTAATGAAAGCGGCGGTCAAGCTCGGGCAAATCGGCCAGAAGCTGGTGGCGCAAAACGGCGGCATCCGGCTGAAGCTCGGCCCGCTGAAGGGCTGGAACAGCTATCGCGTGGCGCCGACGCTTGCGAGCAAGTCGTTCCGCGAGAAGTGGGACGAGCTGAAAAGCGAGACCGCGGGAGCCGGCCAACAGATGGCTCCCGAGATCAAGGCGCGCATGGAAGAAATTTTGAAGCAGCGCGGCAAAGGAGGCGGCGGACATCATGGCTGAGACGCATAAGGAACTGCTGGAACGGCTGGAGCGCGAATCCCGCGCGAAGCAGCAGGAGTTCATGAACTTTATCGCAGGCAAGCTGAACCGTCCGCGCGTAACGGAGCCGCCTAAACGCCCGTTTCGGGGTGCGCCGGATTTTTGGAACTCGTTTGAATGGCCTGTAGAGGAACGGATCTCGAAGTTTATCGAAAATTTCAAAGCCGTCGGCGGACACGCACACCGGCTCGCTTCGATGGAAGAAGTGAAGGATTTCATCGCAGGCAAAGCGGAGGAGATGGGGGCGAAGTACGTGCTTCGCCAGGACCAGCAGGAGCTGGCCGATCTGGGGCTGGAAGCGGCCATTCCGTCGGCCCGCATCTCGGTATGGAACGAGGACCCGGGCGAGGATTGGAAAGCGCGCGCCGCGGAATCCGACTTCGGCGTCGTGCTGGCCGATTACGCCGCGGCGTATACCGGCTCCATCACGGTTCTGTCGGCCAAGACGAAAGGGCGTTCCGTCAGCCTGCTACCCACCGTACTGTTTGCGATTATCCCGGTGGAGCGGCTTAAAACGCGGCTCGGCGAAATTTTGCCGGAGTTCGACCGGATGGGCCGGGAAAATCTCCCGGCGGGAATTCACTTCATCTCCGGCCCGAGCCGCTCGGCGGATATCGAAAACGACCTGACGATCGGGGTGCACGGCCCCGGCATCGTGTATGCGCTGATTGTCGGCTGACATCCCCCAATCAAACCAATGCAGCTTGCTTGTGCAGGCGCGCATTGGTTTTTTTGTCTTAAGTTCGCCTAAATATTGTATAATGAAGGGGATGGAAAAACATGGAGGAGGAGGCGATACAAATGAGCACGCAGGAATGGATTAACGCGGGTGCTTTGGAGGAGCTGAAGCAGGTGCGCTCCAAAGTCATCAAAGGAGGCATCGCCGTTTTTTACCACGAGGATGAGGTCAGGGCGGTAGACAATCGATGTCCCCATCTCGGCTTTCCGCTTCATTTGGGAAGCGTTTGCGACGGCATTTTGACATGCCACTGGCATCATGCGCGCTTTGACATTTGCAGCGGCGGGACGCTTGATCCATGGGCGGACGACGTGCCGGCTTACGACGTCAAAGTTGAGGATGAGGAAGTCTGGGTCAGCTCGAAACCGCGGAACGCCGGCAACGCCGAAAAGCTTAAACGCCGTTTGCAGGAAGGTCTCGAGCAGAACATCGGCATCGTGATCGCCAAGGCGGTCGTCGGTTTGGTCGAATCCGGAGTACCTGCGGATGAAATCGTCCGTATCGGCGTTGCGTTCGGTACGTCGCAAGGAAGCGGCTGGGGAGCCGGCCTGACGATCTTGACGGCGATGAGAAACGTGCTGCCCAAACTCGATACGTCGGGACGAATTCTTGCCTTGTATCACGGTTTGGTTCACGTGGCCAGAGCCAGCTCCGGCCGGGCTCCACGTCACCTGCTCGGCGCATTGCCTCCTTCGCCGGCTCCTATGGAAAGACTGATGGAGTGGTACCGCAGCTGTGTCGAGGTGCGCGATACCCAAGGCGCGGAGAAGGTGCTCCTGACGGCAATTGCAAACGGCGCTTCTCCCGAACAACTGGCGGACATGATGCTGATTTCGGTGACGGATCATTTTTATTTGGACGGCGGCCATACGTTCGATTTTCATAATAAAGCTTTCGAGGCGCTGGAAAGCTTGGGTGCTGCGCTCACCGAGCCGATTCTCGCGTCGCTTGTCCCGCTCGTCGGTTCGCCGACCCGCAGCGAGGAGCTTCATCACTGGCAGGCGCCGGTCGATTTGGTAACTCCGCTGCGGCAAGCTTTTGAGAGGCTGCGGGAGCCTGCAGACCCGGAGCATTCCGTTCAGCTTGACGAGCAGGCTTTTGTAGACCAGCTGCTCAGCGACAGGCCGATCGAGACGGTCGATCGGTTAACCCGGCTTTTGCTGGGCGGAGCGGCGCCGGAACGTTTGGCGCAGCTGATCTGCCTGGCGGCGGCCGAGCGGATCGTTCGATTCCATACGCAAAACGAGTTCGGCGACTGGGTGGCCGTCCTTCATACCTTCACCTACGCTCACGCGGTGCACGAACGGCTGCGCCGCTCCAAGGAGCCGCTTCTGAATCGGGCGCTCTATTACGGGGCGATGGCCATATACCATGACCGTTTTCTTAATGTGCCGCGGGCGCCGAAGCCGAAACCCGCAAGCGGCTTCAGCTTCGCCCCGGAGGAACTGCTGGAGCTTATGGACCGCAGGCAGCAGATTGACGAGGCCGCGAGCTGGGTAGCGGGTTACCTCGGCCGGCGGCAGGACCCTCAGGCTCTGCTCGGCACATTGGGCCTTGCTCTGCTTCGCGAGGACGCCGAGTTTCACACGTTTCAGCTCTACGAGGCTGTAGTTTCCGAGTATGACCATTGGGCGGATCGTTCCGATGCATTTGCAGATCAGGCCAAGGAGACTTGCCTGATTGCCTGCGCCCGGTATTTGGCGGCTCACGCTCCAAGCGCACGGGAGCTGCCGCATACGGCCAAGATTGCATGGCGTTTGTCCCGCGGCGAAAAATTGTTCGAGGAAGAGTAGCTGCGGCTGCAGTTTGAGTGAAGGCAAAGTTAAACTTGAACATGTCCCGGCGCGGAATGTATTCTGATCCTGATTCGGCGCATGCGGCACCCGCTTTTAGCGAACCCGCATGCCGGAAAAGGAGGGGACGGTACATTGACGGATAAATGGAAGGGAAGAAGTTGGTGTACGCTGGGAGACAGCATCACGGCTGCGAACGGATATCAGCCGCTGGTTTTGGAAACGCTCGGCTTCGCGAGCTTGCGAAATCTGGCCCGGGGCGGCTGCTCCATGACCGCCGGCGGCGAACGGGACGAAGGTTCCACCGTGCGCGTCGGCATGTCCATTACGGAAGCGGCTGACTGTGCGACCGTTTTTGCCGGCACGAACGACTATCGGCTGAACAAGCCGATCGGTCAGCTAAGACCGGTCGGAGGCCCGTTCGACGTGTTCACCTTTATCGGGGCTTATCAGGCTTTGATCGAGCATTTGCTGACGCTGAATCCGGCATGCCGCCTTAACCTGTGGACTCCGCTGCAGCGCGACAAGGACGGGTACGACATTTACTCCGCCAACGGGGCCGGTCACCGGCTTGCGGATTATGTGGAGGCGGTGCACCAGATCGCTCGGGTATACGCGCTTCCCGTGCTGGATTTATACGCGACCAGCGGCTTCTCCAAGCTGACGCTGGATTATTTTACCTCCGACCGGCTTCACCCGAACGAAGCGGGTCATCGGCGGATCGCCGAGCTGGCGATCGCTTTTTTGTCGAATCTATAACATCCTTTTCAACGGGAACCGTTTCCTGACATTTCCGCTCTATGTATACAAGCAGGCTAACGGTTGCCGCTGAGCTTATTTAGCTCAAAAACGTCATTTTTACATTGTAACGGTTGTGGCAGAGCTTATTTCTCATCTTGTATCTCTCCATTCGATGAAAGTTCACAAATAACGACTGTGGCAACCGTTACCGCTCCGAAATCACCCATTCGGCCCCTTTAAGCTCACCTGCAACCGTTACACCACTGTGCCTCGTTTACGCAATAGCCGAAACCGTCCGCCGCACCTGTAATGTTCTGTTCAAGTATCTTGCTACTAACGGAACTCACCGCTGCTCTTCACCTGAAATTGCAGCATCTATATCCATTCAATGCTTTATGGGATACAATTGAGTTTGGAAGTGAGCCCAACCTTTCCGCTATCGTAGAGGTGAGTTTTTTTGACATTGCAGCAGTTAAAGTACGTGATCGAGGTCGTGAACCGGGGCTCGATTAACGAAGCCGCCAAAAGATTGTTCATATCCCAGCCCAGTCTTTCCAATGCGATCAGGGATTTGGAAGATGAACTGCAGATTACGATTTTTGAAAGATCCAATAAAGGGATCTCGCTCTCTAAAGAGGGTGTTGAATTTCTAAGATACGCCAGGCAGGTCGTCGAGCAGGCGGAATTGCTGGAGATGCGTTACCTTAGCGCCAAGCCGTCTCCGCAGCATTTTTCCGTGTCCACGCAGCACTATGCCTTCGCGGTCAATGCGTTTGTGAATCTGGTGCGGGAGTATGGTCAAGAGGAATACGATCTGGCTTTACGCGAGACGAAAACGTACGAGATTATCGAGGATGTGAGAAGCCTGCGCAGCGAGATCGGCATCCTCTACCTTAACGAGTTTAACGAGAAAGTCATCAACAAGCTGCTCAAAGCCGCCAATCTGCAGTTCCACAGCTTATTCGCCGCCAAACCGCATATTTTTATAAGCATCAAAAATCCTCTGGCCAAGCAATCGATCGTGACTCTGGAGGAGCTGCAGCAATATCCGTACCTGTATTTTGAGCAGGGAGAAGAGTACAACTCCTTTCATTTTTCCGAAGAGATTCTCAGCACGTTGTCGCATAAAAAAAGCATTCGTGTCAACGACCGGGCGACGCTGTTTAATTTGCTGATCGGTCTGAACGGCTACACGATATCGACGGGGGTGCTGAGCGCCGATCTGAACGGAAACGAAATTATTCCCGTGCCCTTGGACTGTGAGGAAACGATCCATGTGGGATGGATAGCTCACCGGAATGCCGCGCTGTCGAAGCTCGGCGAGGCTTACGTGGAGGCGCTTCGGCAGGCGGTAACCCGGTTATAGCTTTTGAATATATCTGCGTATAGTTTATAGGAGTTACAGGGTGTCCTTTTCGCCGTGTTATCTTAATTGTAATCCAATTAAAGCAAAGGGGTTTACAAAAGATGGCGAAAAGCGGCGTATTGGGGTATCCGCGAATCGGCGCGGACCGTGAATGGAAAAAGGCGCTGGAGGCGTTTTGGTCAGGCAAGCTGGGCGAACCGGAGCTTCATTTACAGCTTCGGGAAATTCGGCTGAGCCACCTGCAAAAGCAGCGGGAGAAGGGCATCGATTTTATCCCGGTCAACGATTTTAGCTATTACGATCACATGCTGGATACGGCGGTCATGTTCGGGGTGATTCCGAAGCGTTTTTCCTTTGAAGGGGAAAAAGTGCCGTTATCGGTATATTACGGTATCGCCCGGGGAACGGAGCATGCCGCAGCAAGCGAAATGACGAAGTGGTTTAATACGAACTATCATTACATCGTTCCCGAACTGGAAGGGGTCCGTCCGGTGCTAACCGAAAACAAACCCCTTATCGCATATCGGGAAGCGAAGGCGAACCTGGGGCTGGAAGGCAGGCCTGTTCTCGTCGGCCCGCTCACCTTTTTGAAGCTGTGCAAAGGGTATGAAGCATCGGAAATAGACAGCTGGCTCAGCAGGATTCTTCCGCTCTATGTGCAGGTTCTTCGGGAGCTGGAGGAGGAAGGGGTGCAGTGGATTCAAATCGACGAGCCCATTCTTGCAACGAATCCGACCGAGGCCGACGTCAGGCGGCTCTATACCGTTTATGAAACGTTTGCCGCGAGTGCGCCGAACTTGAACATCATGCTGCAAACGTATTTTGAGTCGGTTGAGTACTACCGCGATATCGTGGGGCTGCCCGTTAAAGGTATCGGGCTCGATTTGGTGCACGGCCTCGGCGGCAACCTGTCGTCGATTAAACAATGGGGTTTTCCGGAGGATAAGCTATTAGGTGCGGGCATCATCGACGGGCGAGGGGTATGGAAAGCGCCGCTTCGCAAAAAATGGGAACTGCTGCAGGAGCTGTCTCAAGTTGTGGCGGTGGAGCGGATCGTTCTGCAAACTTCATGCAGCCTGCTTCATGTGCCGGTCACGGCAAAACGTGAGACGAAGCTTCCGGCCGAGCTGAAGGATGCTCTTGCCTTCGCCGACGAAAAGCTGGATGAGCTTGTCGTCCTGACAACAGCACTTTCCCAAGGCGAAGCGGCCATAGCGGATAAACTTGCCGAGAACGACCGCGTCTATCGGACGCTTGAGCGTTCCGGCGGGCGAAACCGCACGGACATTCATCAACGCGTATCGGCCATTGCCGCTCAAAAAGCCCAGCGCAGCCGTCCTTTCGAAGAGCGGCAGCTCATTCAGCGGCAAAAATGGCAACTGCCGCTTTTGCCGACAACGACGATCGGCAGTTTTCCGCAATCCGCAGAGGTGCGCAAAGCCCGTCAGATGTGGCGCAAAGGCGAGCTGAGCGACGGCCGGTACGGGGAATTTATCCGGGAGCAAATCGATATCTGGATCAGGCTTCAGGAGGAGCTCGGACTGGATGTGCTCGTACACGGCGAATTCGAGCGAACCGACATGGTGGAGTTTTTCGGCGAGAAGCTTGCGGGTTTTGCGTTTACGCAGAACGGATGGGTCCAATCGTACGGATCCCGATGTGTCAAACCGCCGATCATTTATGGCGACGTAGCATACACAGGGGCGATGACCGTCGAAGAGACCGCGTATGCCCAGTCCCGAACCGACCGCCCGGTGAAAGGGATGCTGACCGGACCGGTTACGATGATGAATTGGTCGTTCGTTCGTGAAGACATTACGCGGGAGCAAATCGCGTATCAATTGGCTTATGCGCTTAGGCAGGAAGTCGAAGCTCTGGAGCGGGCGGGTATCGGCATGATCCAGGTTGACGAGCCCGCCGTGCGTGAAGGATTGCCGCTCAAGAGGAGCGATCGGGCGAAGTATTTGGAGTGGGCCGTCAAAGCGTTCCGCATCGCTACCTGTACGGTGAAGGAAACAACGCAAATCCATACCCACATGTGTTATTGCGATTTCCATGACATGATCGACTCGATCAAGGAAATGGATGCGGATGTGATATCGCTGGAGACATCCCGCAGTCACGGCGAGCTGATTCACAGCTTCGAATTGAACACCTATCGGCAGGGGATCGGCTTGGGGGTATACGACATCCACAGTCCGCGCATCCCGCCGGTTGAAGAAATGAACGGCATGATCGATCGCGCCCTGCGCGTGCTGGATCCGAAGCTGTTCTGGATCAATCCGGACTGTGGACTTAAAACGCGCGGCATTGAAGAGACGGCGGCTTCTTTGCGCAATATGGTCGAAGCGGCGCGAATTGCCCGCGAGAAGTACAAGGCATCCGGCCATATAAGTTGAACCAGGCGTTACATGGTGCGGCGGTGCAGCGGTCGGTTGCGGCTCATGCGGTACAAGCGATACTTTCGGTCGAGGCGTAACGGTTGCGGCTGATGCGGTGCAAGCGGTACATGCGGTCAAAGCGTAACGGTTGCAGGTGAGCTTATCGCGGCCAAAAATGGTGATTTCATAACGGTAACGGTTGCCGGAGCGGTTATTTGTGAATTTTCATCGTTTTGAGTGTAAAAGATGAGAAATAAGCTCTGCCACAACCGTTACGATTTAAAATTGCCGTTTTTGAGTCAACTAAGCTCGGCAGCAACCGTTACCGGTCCGCATCCATGTCACACATGCCATCGAGGTTTCCGTTGTCCAAGCGGGTACGTGTCGATTGATGTAAAATAATGTGGAAAAAAGTAGATTTGCCTGCGAAAATCACTTATTCTATTAATAACATGAACAATCAACATGTTTAGGAGAATAGTGATGGAGAACGAAAACAACGAACATCAACAGCTGACGACCAGAGAACGCATGGTGTATTTCGGACTGATTCCTCTCGTGTTCACCTTGGCATTAGTAAGCTTCGGGGCTTTGTTGGTCAAGCAGGGCGAAAGCAAGGATTTCTCCACCGCGGCCGTAGGCGCGGTCAAGTCGGCGGGGGAATTGATCAAAAGCGGCTACGATTGGGCGGTCAAAAAGCCGGATCCTCCGGCGAATACGGCGGGACAGCCGGGAGAGGGCGCCGCAGGCAAAGCGGCTGCGGGTACAGCCGCGGCCGGCAATGGAGCGGCGCAGCCTGCGGCAACTGCGGCGGGGACCGCATCCTCCGCACCGGGCGGTGGCGGCTCTGCGGCGCCTTCCGTGACCGCCTCCGGCGCGACCGCTGCCCAGGGAGCGGGGAACGCGGCGGACGGCGCGGCTCAATTCAAGCAAAAGACGGATGAAATCGCCGGCGAATTTTCCAAAATGCAGCCGTCGCAGGCCGCGGCCATCGTCGCGGAGATGTCCACCAAAGACGCGGTATTTACGATGATCGGGATGAAAACGCAGCAGCGCTCCAATATTTTGGCCAAAATGGATCCGAAGCAGGCGGCGGCTCTGGCACAGGCGCTGAAAGATTTTCCGCCGGACAGTACGGCGAGCGCGACGGATGTTCAAGAGCGGCTGAACAAGCTGCCCGCCTCGCAAAAATCGGTTGACGATCTTGTCAAGACATACGGCCAGATGCCCACACACAGCGCCGCTCTGCTGATCATGGATTTGATGAACACGAACCAATCCAAGGCGATCGGCATTATGAAGGCGTTGGACTCGAACGCCCGGGCCCAAATATTGTCCGACATGAGCAACGCCAAGACCAATCCGGACGGGTTGAAGTACGCGACAACAATCGCAAGCAAGCTTTTGAATGAATGAGAAGGAAACGGCTTTTCGGCTATGCGCCAGGCGCGGCCGGGAAGTCGTTTTGTTTTTGCTTAGGAAATTATGCATGGCTAATTTTTGTGGATAACCGGGGGGTCCCCCACTTTTGGGGGATTTGTTCTTCTGCGGCTTAATATGAGAATCAGACAAAAATGCGTTAACTTCCCTTATATCCAGATCTTGGATTAATCGGTATGATAAGATTCGGACGGGCCGAGGCGAAGGCGATGAAGGCGAACGACGGAATGCGAACAAACGGGGGGAGGCGGAAGGAGCGGCCGGAAAAAGCAATTCGCGTTACTGTAAGCGTTATCAGCAAAGGAAGATTCTTCATGTTATTTAAGCGACCGTTAAAAAAAATGATCAACTCCTTTCTTACTTTGGTCATCGTATCTACATTGTTTAATCTGCCGGCAATTCCGGCATCGACGGCTCATGCGGCCGAGGGGGACCATTCCGATTTACTCGGTATCGTCGTAAATAAGCCCGCCCATGCCGTCGTGAATCCGGATCTTGCCACTATCGATATCGCATTGCCTTACGGCACCTTGTATCAAATGCTGAATGTCACGACGAACCCCGGCGCAGCTGCGGCACTTTACCGGAGCAACGGAACGACGGCAATATCTTTTGCCGCAAGCGGCATTAACAAAGGCGACGCCAAGCTCGATCAGTTTTCGCCGGACGGCACCACGTTATATTATTTGAAGGTGACCGATAAAAGTAACGGCACGAACAGCAAAACCTATACGATCAAAGTAAGCGTGGATCCCGTACCTTCCCCTCCGGCCGGTACAGTCGGAGCGAATGACAAGTATTCGCCGCTGAATATTCACGCGGGCGAACACGCCTGGGACGTGATGGGGGCGTCGAAAATCGGGCGCGGCAGCACGACGGGGTCTGTGGAAGGCCCGGGTGTTCCTTCGTCTTACAGCGGCAAAGCCTGGTACGAATCCGTCTATGACCGGAACGGCGATTACCCGCTCGCTTCGACGGTGAATGCATCGTGGCTCGGAGACAACATGTACCTGCAGACGATCGGCAAAAACGATTTGCCGGCGCTGGCGAAATACGGCGTTGCAGGCGTGCCGGGCACGGATAAGCTGAACTCGGACATTTTGCGGTTTCACGAGTTTGATCCGTTTGTTACACCGGACGGCGTGAGCCGGGACGACGGCGACCGCGGAGCGGTAGGCAGCGACCGCCAGAGGCTGGAGATCAAGAGCAACACCGGCACATCCAATATCGATGCCAACAGCGTAGGCGGCGACATTATGACGAATCATTGGAGGCTTATGCTCCCGTCCGAAACGCTGCGGTATCAAAAGGATGTCGGCGACAAGCATGCCGGCGATTTTATCGTCCCGCACCGGTTCTGGCATATTTTCCAGATGAAAGAGATTGCCGGAAACGCTGCCGGCCAGCCGGTGGCGACGCTGTCGCTCGTTTCAAGCGAAGGCAAGGGCCAGCTCGAATTCAGGAACAATCCGGACGGCAGCTATGCCGATCGGATAAAGCCGCTGTTTACGATTCCGTTTGAAAAAATCGTCGACCGCTGGCTTGATTTTGACGTGACGATTTTGACGGCCGACAGCGGTTATATTTACGGCAAGCTGGTTGACCTGGAAAGCGGGGAGGTGCTGTTCGAAGGCGGAATGACGGCCGAGACGTACCGGCGCCCCGAAGCGGCGAACCCGGATACGGGCCGGCTCGAAAGATCGGACCTGCCCGCGGCGAACGGCCAGCAAAACCGTTCCAAGTGGGGGCTGTACCGGGGGATGTACAATGGCCCGGGAGATGCCGAATATGCCGACGAATTCCAGAACGCGACGATGTATTTGTCCGACGTTTATCTGATCAAGAGGGATAAAAACAGCTATGTTTTTCCGGACGGCTGGGACCCGAAGGCTCAAC
The window above is part of the Paenibacillus hamazuiensis genome. Proteins encoded here:
- a CDS encoding LutB/LldF family L-lactate oxidation iron-sulfur protein, yielding MSAAKAKGSVKERANLALNDDFLRKAVKFTTERLRTGKIAAAEQHGNWDEWRERGRQIRLHTIAHLDYYLNLFVDNARANGVHVHFAATGADAVKIALSIAQSKAAKSVVKSKSMVSEELHLNHALEGIGVEAIETDLGEYIIQLAGETPSHIIIPAIHKNRYQIAELLSKEAGEKLEADTTILAGFVRKKLREKFLEADIGMTGCNFAIAETGSMVLFENEGNARMVTTVPKTQITLMGMERIIPSWTDLEVMATLLPRSATGQKLTVYMSGITGPGREEDADGPEEMHIIIVDNGRSNQLGDPEFQELLNCIRCGACLNACPVYRHIGGHAYGGTYSGPIGAVLTPALQKNVAEWDDIANASSLCGACYEACPVKIPLHEMLVYLRRRKVEAGYGNTLETIGMKGFSAAAGKAGVMKAAVKLGQIGQKLVAQNGGIRLKLGPLKGWNSYRVAPTLASKSFREKWDELKSETAGAGQQMAPEIKARMEEILKQRGKGGGGHHG
- a CDS encoding LutC/YkgG family protein codes for the protein MAETHKELLERLERESRAKQQEFMNFIAGKLNRPRVTEPPKRPFRGAPDFWNSFEWPVEERISKFIENFKAVGGHAHRLASMEEVKDFIAGKAEEMGAKYVLRQDQQELADLGLEAAIPSARISVWNEDPGEDWKARAAESDFGVVLADYAAAYTGSITVLSAKTKGRSVSLLPTVLFAIIPVERLKTRLGEILPEFDRMGRENLPAGIHFISGPSRSADIENDLTIGVHGPGIVYALIVG
- a CDS encoding Rieske (2Fe-2S) protein, translating into MSTQEWINAGALEELKQVRSKVIKGGIAVFYHEDEVRAVDNRCPHLGFPLHLGSVCDGILTCHWHHARFDICSGGTLDPWADDVPAYDVKVEDEEVWVSSKPRNAGNAEKLKRRLQEGLEQNIGIVIAKAVVGLVESGVPADEIVRIGVAFGTSQGSGWGAGLTILTAMRNVLPKLDTSGRILALYHGLVHVARASSGRAPRHLLGALPPSPAPMERLMEWYRSCVEVRDTQGAEKVLLTAIANGASPEQLADMMLISVTDHFYLDGGHTFDFHNKAFEALESLGAALTEPILASLVPLVGSPTRSEELHHWQAPVDLVTPLRQAFERLREPADPEHSVQLDEQAFVDQLLSDRPIETVDRLTRLLLGGAAPERLAQLICLAAAERIVRFHTQNEFGDWVAVLHTFTYAHAVHERLRRSKEPLLNRALYYGAMAIYHDRFLNVPRAPKPKPASGFSFAPEELLELMDRRQQIDEAASWVAGYLGRRQDPQALLGTLGLALLREDAEFHTFQLYEAVVSEYDHWADRSDAFADQAKETCLIACARYLAAHAPSARELPHTAKIAWRLSRGEKLFEEE
- a CDS encoding SGNH/GDSL hydrolase family protein, with the translated sequence MTDKWKGRSWCTLGDSITAANGYQPLVLETLGFASLRNLARGGCSMTAGGERDEGSTVRVGMSITEAADCATVFAGTNDYRLNKPIGQLRPVGGPFDVFTFIGAYQALIEHLLTLNPACRLNLWTPLQRDKDGYDIYSANGAGHRLADYVEAVHQIARVYALPVLDLYATSGFSKLTLDYFTSDRLHPNEAGHRRIAELAIAFLSNL
- a CDS encoding LysR family transcriptional regulator, producing MTLQQLKYVIEVVNRGSINEAAKRLFISQPSLSNAIRDLEDELQITIFERSNKGISLSKEGVEFLRYARQVVEQAELLEMRYLSAKPSPQHFSVSTQHYAFAVNAFVNLVREYGQEEYDLALRETKTYEIIEDVRSLRSEIGILYLNEFNEKVINKLLKAANLQFHSLFAAKPHIFISIKNPLAKQSIVTLEELQQYPYLYFEQGEEYNSFHFSEEILSTLSHKKSIRVNDRATLFNLLIGLNGYTISTGVLSADLNGNEIIPVPLDCEETIHVGWIAHRNAALSKLGEAYVEALRQAVTRL
- the metE gene encoding 5-methyltetrahydropteroyltriglutamate--homocysteine S-methyltransferase — its product is MAKSGVLGYPRIGADREWKKALEAFWSGKLGEPELHLQLREIRLSHLQKQREKGIDFIPVNDFSYYDHMLDTAVMFGVIPKRFSFEGEKVPLSVYYGIARGTEHAAASEMTKWFNTNYHYIVPELEGVRPVLTENKPLIAYREAKANLGLEGRPVLVGPLTFLKLCKGYEASEIDSWLSRILPLYVQVLRELEEEGVQWIQIDEPILATNPTEADVRRLYTVYETFAASAPNLNIMLQTYFESVEYYRDIVGLPVKGIGLDLVHGLGGNLSSIKQWGFPEDKLLGAGIIDGRGVWKAPLRKKWELLQELSQVVAVERIVLQTSCSLLHVPVTAKRETKLPAELKDALAFADEKLDELVVLTTALSQGEAAIADKLAENDRVYRTLERSGGRNRTDIHQRVSAIAAQKAQRSRPFEERQLIQRQKWQLPLLPTTTIGSFPQSAEVRKARQMWRKGELSDGRYGEFIREQIDIWIRLQEELGLDVLVHGEFERTDMVEFFGEKLAGFAFTQNGWVQSYGSRCVKPPIIYGDVAYTGAMTVEETAYAQSRTDRPVKGMLTGPVTMMNWSFVREDITREQIAYQLAYALRQEVEALERAGIGMIQVDEPAVREGLPLKRSDRAKYLEWAVKAFRIATCTVKETTQIHTHMCYCDFHDMIDSIKEMDADVISLETSRSHGELIHSFELNTYRQGIGLGVYDIHSPRIPPVEEMNGMIDRALRVLDPKLFWINPDCGLKTRGIEETAASLRNMVEAARIAREKYKASGHIS
- a CDS encoding magnesium transporter MgtE N-terminal domain-containing protein yields the protein MENENNEHQQLTTRERMVYFGLIPLVFTLALVSFGALLVKQGESKDFSTAAVGAVKSAGELIKSGYDWAVKKPDPPANTAGQPGEGAAGKAAAGTAAAGNGAAQPAATAAGTASSAPGGGGSAAPSVTASGATAAQGAGNAADGAAQFKQKTDEIAGEFSKMQPSQAAAIVAEMSTKDAVFTMIGMKTQQRSNILAKMDPKQAAALAQALKDFPPDSTASATDVQERLNKLPASQKSVDDLVKTYGQMPTHSAALLIMDLMNTNQSKAIGIMKALDSNARAQILSDMSNAKTNPDGLKYATTIASKLLNE